DNA from Tripterygium wilfordii isolate XIE 37 chromosome 4, ASM1340144v1, whole genome shotgun sequence:
TTAAATCACTTTTACAAGtgattcatttttattattccAGACGACTGGCTAAACAAGTCTGGTTGCTGGTTATGGAGGCAGTTGCTGATTGATTCATTGAAGAGCAGGCTATGGATGTGAAGTTTCATCATTCTTGTGGAATGCACTTGCCAATCCACAGATTGCCTCTAATTTGCAGTTCATTCTGTAGTTTTTAATTATAGAGGACGCATTTATGGATTATAATTGTTATTGCCTTCTTTAGTTCAAAGAGGGATACTTTTAATTGATTTCAGATGTTAGTCAGACACTTAAAATTTCTGTGGTTTTTCTCCCCTTCTTTGCTGATGCAATGTTTGCTTCCCTGGGATGGTCTCCCTGGAGGCTCTATTCACAATCAACTTTTTTGGTCTTTGGAGCACTTGTATGCCTGGTAGGTGGCAAAATTATGCTTCGTCTGAATAATCGAATTTGTTCGACTTAGtttaaattaagtttggacataagttatatgtccagAATTCGGatccaaatataaaatttttatcGGGTTTAAAACCGGATTTGGATTTAAACACGTAAATCTTGTTCGGTTTATTTGTTCAAACTTTAATCcagattaggttattgttcaatttatttattcaaatttaaatcaatttgggtttgatcaattaaatatgtctAAAATCTAATTTGGATTAGGTtttagacatataaatatttcgtaaatacatTATGTTGTTCCactcgaaattttttttttttggcacaccTAATGCGAGCGAAAGAAAAGCTGAAACGTCGCAGTTTCAGTTTGTATGGGCCGcgaatattttataaaatctaatTTGGATTAGGTtttagacatataaatatttcgtaaatacatTATGTTGTTCCactcgaaattttttttttttggcacaccTAATGCGAGCGAAAGAAAAGCTGAAACGTCGCAGTTTCAGTTTGTATGGGCCGCGAATATTTTATTGCTATTCGGATTTAAAAATTATTCATGGATTTATTATATCCATCAGTTTAGCTTAATTCACACAGCCTGAGGCCGTGGCTGAGAGGCACTCCCTGACCTCTGTCTCGTTCCCACTTCCAGTCGTTGGAGCTccattctctctctaaaaaatgCAAATACTGCGAACTCCCTTTCCACCCTATCTCTCTCTACAAAGCTCAAAATCACAACTAAGTCTAACAGGTTGATTCTTGTGCCGTCAGCTACTGTTTGCGCTGCCTTTTGCTGTCTTTTTATACGGTTAGCTTCTTATTTTATCTGCAGGACTACTTCCACCGGATAAATGTCTTCAATCGTCCAGTTCCAGTTGCTCTCAAAAGCTCCAGAGGGTCAAACTGGCATCGCTTGGAAAATCCGTTTCGAGTGTTGTTGGCATAACTAGAGCTACATCAGTTGAAGGTAATTTCAAGGCATAATCCATTATTTTCCATAATATTTGCAACTATTTCTCTGTTTCTTAATGAACCACactgttttatgtttttcttcgTCTTGTGCATGATCTCAATTCTTCGTGTATGTGAGGAAAGGGAAAAATGGATGATGGATGTTGAAACTCCAAATTTTCTATATTCTATAATCGTGACGACATAGTTCACAATCCACGCATTAGGATTCTTTTGTGTGAAATGCCACTTTTTATACGAGAGAATTTTATATTTGCATTTGAGGAACAGTTAAGAATGGATTATATTTGGAGCTCATCTATGTTCGTGTGTATGGTTTGCAGATGGAagttttaaattatattttatagtTTTGTGCTAATGTACAATGGTCACGTGTAGTTGGTGCTTCCTCGTCAATTGGGACAGCTGAGAGGGATGTCTTGAAAGCTTTATCTCAAATAATTGATCCAGATTTTGGAACAGATATTGTATCTTGTGGTTTTGTGAAAGATCTGCACATTGATGAAGCTCAAGGAGAGGTTATTGAGAGCTTAAGCATTGAAATCCCCATATTCTCATTTGATAAATATTGTCTAGACTTACACacttattaatatttttcatgaCAGGTTTCGTTTCGGTTAGAGCTCACTACACCAGCATGTCCAATCAAGGACATGGTAAATGACACCACCACAATTATTTGATCAAGAGCTGATGTATGTTTGGAATCAtggatttttttaacaaaaattcattcaaaattaattttttaagtgAAGTGGTGGAAGACTCTATGATAAGAAAAAAAGTGCTCCTCCTACGTCTGATTCGTACAAAACCTCAGCATTCATTATGTTCTAAAAGACTAAAACCATTATCCATACTCATATtctattgctttttttttttttctcagtgtgaaatttcaaacaactTCACTTTGTGGTTACATGATGGGCGTTGCAGATGGTTTTAGTCTAATTCTAACCGTACACAGTATTTAACAAGATTTTATTATATGACAGTTTGAGCAGGAAGCAAATGAGGTTGTGGCAATGATTCCTTGGGTAAAAAATGTCAATGTGACAATGTCAGCACAACCAGCCAGACCTATTTATGCAGGGCAACTTCCAACTGGGTTACagacaatttcaaatattgtgGCAGTCTCAAGTTGCAAGGTTGGCTCACCCtgaaccttcttttttttctccctccaTATGTTTCTGGTTAGTAATAGATTGTTTATTAGCATTTTCAGCACCATAAGTGGCCAAACAAGAGTTTTTGTTGTTCAGGGATAGATTTGGTGCCTGtaacttgtttttttcttttcatgttgAGTGTCTTAGGCatgttaatttaaaataaacGTTCAGCAAAGTTATCTGAATGATATTTTAATTGCAAAAATCTCATTTTTGAGTATTGGATTGTCTATCCGTGTACATGTCCAATACCTTCTGTTCGTAAGTATTTTCTATGAATGTGAATCTAGTCTATATGGTCCTAGAGAGCCCTGGTTTTCCCCACATAGGCTGTTAATCTTAAATCTATATCATATTGTGCTTGTGAACGCTGTGCAGGGAGGTGTGGGAAAATCTACGGTAGCTGTTAATCTTGCATACACATTGGCTGATATGGGTGCTAGAGTTGGCATCTTTGATGCTGATGTCTATGGTCCAAGTTTACCAACAATGGTCTCCCCTGAAAACCGATTGTTGGAGATGGTAGTGCTTTTTGAAAACTTcaactatttttttatttgcagtTCATTGGAGGGCAGGCTGTAATTATGACAATCTTAATTTCATGTAGAACCCCGAGAAGAGAACCATAATTCCAACTGAATACCTAGGAGTAAAGTTGGTATCATTTGGATTTGCTGGACAAGGTCGTGCAATAATGCGGGGCCCAATGGTTTCAGGGGTCATTGACCAGCTTCTGACCACTACTGAATGGTATGATGTGCTTTTGTTTTGCCAATTTAGAATGGAACTTGTGCCGCTAAAACCAGAAATAGTTGGATAAtagttttaattattttggaGAAAGTGTCAGTTCCAAATAACTTTATGTTCTACTCATCAAAATAATGTATATTTGTCTCTCTCAGTTCGAGTTTGAACAGCCAAATTTTAAGAACTTCATTGATTGCATTGCCATAAACTATCATTTTAAAATCCTTATTAATTGCAGGGGGGAGCTGGATTACCTTGTCATCGACATGCCACCTGGAACTGGTGATATTCAACTTACTTTATGCCAGGTTCTGGTTTTCTTCTATTTGATTGATCTTCTTGCCTtgattaaatttaaataccatTTGAATTATTTGAATTAATTTTTCGTTTTCTGATGATATTTTGCTGGCTGGTTTTTATATCAACCCCACCACTGTTTGGGACTAATGCTTGTTAAGTTCGTGTTTAGGTGGATAGAACattgtatatatacattttcCATACTACATATCATAGTTTCTTTAAAGTCCTTCATAATATTGATAGTTGAACATTCCCTATCGTGTATATTGAAACTTTCAGGTGGTTCCATTGACTGCTGCAGTTATTGTCACCACCCCTCAAAAGCTAGCATTCATTGATGTCGCAAAGGGAGTTCGCATGTTTTCAAAGCTTAAGGTGGGCGTTTTTGCTATTAGGCAATATTCTCAGAGTTTATATgtgaaataatttatttttctgacATATGTAGGTCTTAGCCAACCAAATAAATATGTGGGAATAAAGCTTCCTTAATGGTGATATGCTATATAGGTTGATTAATTTCAAGAGAGAATTACTTTAAGCCCACTTACCACCAAAAAAATATAGCATTTCCATGGGCACGCATAAAATTATCTGCTACTGATCTTCTCATAGTTGCATTGTCATTTGCTTGCAGGTACCATGTGTTGCCGTAGTTGAGAATATGTGTCACTTTGATGCTGATGGAAAACGCTATTACCCGTTTGGTAGAGGTTCAGGCACTCAGGTATTCTCATTCTCCCGCGGttactttatttttctctttttttccatgGGCATTTGAATGGTTGTGGTAATTAATGTCTTATAATTTGATCTGCATCCTTGCAGGTTGTCCAGCAATTTGGAATCCCTCATCTGTTTGATTTACCTATTAGGCCAACTGTAAGTTCATGGACAAGTTCTTTTGTCAGGGCTTGTTATCTGAAACTAACACTATGCATACACCATGAAATACTCTTAAATGACTTGTTTAGGCTTAGGCTATTATTACTGCATCAGAATTGGTACTTGTTGTTTCCATAACTTTCTTAATTTTGTGGTGTATAACATGGAGGCATTTTCTATTATGCACATACATGGGTCAAGTAAACTTCTGCTGCTTATGAACGCAACTTTTCATTATGAGATCACTTTAAATTGGGTTGTTCAGCATGGTTGCATGTTTTTTCAGCCACAGTCCCCCAACAAATTCCCCATCTTACTTGATCAAGCCATTTAGTTTCACATACAATTAGTGTTATCCATTCACATATAAAGTAACTGTGAATAATATTTAGTTTTCCAGTTTAAGCATTTTGTTGCtaatcattttcaaaaatatttaaagCTGTTACATCTATACTGTAAAATGCATACTCACAGCAAATTGTAATACATATATTTCTATAGTTATCTGCTTCTGGAGATAGTGGAATGCCTGAAGTGGTAGCTGATCCCCTAGGTGAAGTGTCCAAGACATTCCAAAACCTTGGAATTTGTGTCGTGCAACAGTGTGCCAAAATTCGGCAGCAAGGTGCCTATTTCTTGACCATAGTCTTATGAATGTGTTCCATTCATGTTGAGTTGGGGAATATTTATCTTTGGTTGCATTGTTGGTTTTAAAACCCTGTTTTCTACAAACTGGCTTGAAGAATGATCAACGTTTAAAGCTGACATACTACCAATTTCAGTAGTTTtataaaaatagtaattttacaTGGCCAATGTATACATCTCTATTAGCTCTAAATTGAATGCAGGTTCTTGGAATTTGTATTTGAATCCTTTCAGTTCCTTGGCACTATGAATAACATGTTGGCTTTGCTATCTTTTCTCAATCCAGTATCAACGGCTGTTATGTATGATAATTTAATAAAGGCAATAAAGGTGAAAGTTCCAGATTCGGATGAAGAGTTCTATTTGCACCCTGCCACTGTGAGACGGAATGATCGCTCAGCCCAGAGTGTGGTATGTAGACAActaatttacttattttaaCTGGCTTTATTGAAAGCGTACATTATGGAATGGTAGTTTTTGGGCCTTAAGTAGCAGGCATAGTCAGCATTTACTTTGTTGCCTAAGCTTTAGAAGCAAAATTCTTCCATTACAATTGGCCTTGAAAATATCCTCCATATTTTGTCGATTGCTGTGATTTATCTTTCTGATATATCTTTCATAATTTCTTCTCCTTCACAATTATGTTGGACCATTCTCTGCATTAAGAAATTGATGTTAGACCCTTTTGCATTTCCTTTTATCTCGGGTTCTAAACAGGATGAATGGACGGGGGAGCAGAAACTACAGTATACAGACGTTCCAGAAGATATTGAACCTGAAGAAATTCGACCAATGGGAAACTATGCTGTGTCAATAACGTGGCCTGATGGATTTAACCAGGTGACATGATTTTGTTTGACTTAATTAGGTTGAAAAACTCAGTGGTTAACAGTTGTAGTCTTTGTTTGTCATTTCCATATCAaatcattgtttttttcttgaAGAATCCTCTGACGGCTAAAGTAACCACTCCTTTTGACTGTGAACTAGCATTTTGTTGTCATGCTAATTGCTAACTCTGTGCCGTGGAATCGGCAGAATAAACTTTAGCATTTTGTC
Protein-coding regions in this window:
- the LOC119996424 gene encoding fe-S cluster assembly factor HCF101, chloroplastic-like, with protein sequence MQILRTPFPPYLSLQSSKSQLSLTGLLPPDKCLQSSSSSCSQKLQRVKLASLGKSVSSVVGITRATSVEVGASSSIGTAERDVLKALSQIIDPDFGTDIVSCGFVKDLHIDEAQGEVSFRLELTTPACPIKDMFEQEANEVVAMIPWVKNVNVTMSAQPARPIYAGQLPTGLQTISNIVAVSSCKGGVGKSTVAVNLAYTLADMGARVGIFDADVYGPSLPTMVSPENRLLEMNPEKRTIIPTEYLGVKLVSFGFAGQGRAIMRGPMVSGVIDQLLTTTEWGELDYLVIDMPPGTGDIQLTLCQVVPLTAAVIVTTPQKLAFIDVAKGVRMFSKLKVPCVAVVENMCHFDADGKRYYPFGRGSGTQVVQQFGIPHLFDLPIRPTLSASGDSGMPEVVADPLGEVSKTFQNLGICVVQQCAKIRQQVSTAVMYDNLIKAIKVKVPDSDEEFYLHPATVRRNDRSAQSVDEWTGEQKLQYTDVPEDIEPEEIRPMGNYAVSITWPDGFNQIAPYDQLQTMERLVSVPELTPVEA